A DNA window from Microcystis aeruginosa NIES-843 contains the following coding sequences:
- a CDS encoding CsgG/HfaB family protein — protein MFDRDSIRGFSALITLVGVASSLGFSFNAPAFSQAISNNLPLLLAQKSEKVRVAVLDFDYSGLSNPQWLTFLNGGASGVSDILVNRLVESGRYTVIERSRIDAVLREQNLGASGRVDAATAAQIGQILGVDVVIIGSITQFDLQKKQSGGSFIIFSTAKTETDAFVKLNVRAINTTTAEIITTAQGDGTANQSDGSTVVLGVGGGSQTSNEGKLLSIATDKAVARVVDNLNDKADQIAATPRSLPTVTALVAAVAGNQVILNKGTGEGYRVGLRISIERTTQTVKDPQTGKVIRQITQPIGTLEIVEADGQSSVGRIITGNGFKVGDLAKPIR, from the coding sequence ATGTTCGATCGAGATAGTATCCGTGGTTTTTCTGCCCTAATCACCCTTGTGGGAGTCGCTTCTAGTTTGGGTTTTAGCTTTAACGCACCGGCTTTCTCCCAAGCTATCTCTAACAATTTACCCCTACTCTTAGCCCAAAAAAGCGAAAAGGTGCGAGTAGCGGTTTTAGACTTCGATTATAGCGGTCTCAGTAATCCCCAGTGGTTAACATTTCTCAATGGTGGAGCCAGTGGTGTCAGTGATATTCTCGTCAATAGATTGGTGGAAAGTGGTCGCTATACAGTCATTGAGCGCAGTCGCATTGATGCTGTCCTCAGAGAACAGAATTTGGGGGCTTCGGGACGGGTAGATGCCGCTACCGCCGCTCAAATCGGGCAAATTTTGGGGGTAGATGTGGTGATTATCGGTTCGATTACCCAATTCGATTTACAAAAAAAACAATCCGGTGGCTCGTTTATTATTTTTAGCACCGCCAAGACAGAAACCGATGCTTTTGTCAAGTTAAATGTCCGGGCAATTAATACCACCACGGCCGAAATTATTACCACCGCTCAGGGAGATGGTACTGCCAATCAATCCGATGGTTCAACCGTGGTTTTAGGCGTTGGGGGTGGTTCCCAAACTTCCAATGAAGGGAAATTACTCAGTATTGCCACCGATAAGGCAGTGGCGCGGGTGGTGGATAATCTCAATGATAAAGCCGACCAAATCGCCGCTACACCTCGCTCGCTCCCGACTGTCACCGCTTTAGTGGCTGCCGTGGCGGGAAATCAGGTAATTCTCAATAAAGGTACGGGAGAAGGCTATCGTGTCGGTTTACGCATTTCCATCGAACGGACGACTCAAACGGTCAAGGATCCGCAAACGGGTAAGGTTATCCGTCAGATTACTCAACCGATTGGCACTCTCGAAATTGTCGAAGCTGATGGTCAATCTAGCGTCGGTCGCATCATTACCGGTAATGGTTTTAAAGTCGGTGATTTAGCTAAACCCATTCGTTAA